A single window of Candidatus Marsarchaeota archaeon DNA harbors:
- a CDS encoding cytochrome ubiquinol oxidase subunit I — MKVKNNEWRVAHGLRKCDALIPVFDYDRFLMGFSLGVHIILAVIGIALPVIIVAAEVIGLKRKDQYYTRLAKKLTIMLIIFFAIGTASGTLVALELLLLWPKFMVLVSSVAILTLYIEVFAFFLEAIFLGIYAYSWNKFKNGYMHALTGCFVALGAVLSAVFITMLNAFMNTPKGFNIQEYIKTGIIADVHPLAALATPSTLIEVAHVVSTSYFAGGMIFVLYFAYRMLRSSGDERLHYKKGLNVAFSLVIIATFFSVITGILSISGLYAFQPEKYAALELDLVPQTHAPELLGGFYLNGRIIDAISVPNLQSILATGSANGAVPGLSEFPASTWPPLIVHFMFDTIVGLGFGFGLFIIIILLLAILKKKPFEHRIVLVLLIIAAVVGIFLLELGWATAEIGRQPWIIYNVMLVSQAANTSPSVIPIAIFFIIFYIAVLPFTVMVIKRVFKNRPIANM; from the coding sequence ATGAAAGTTAAGAATAATGAATGGCGCGTAGCGCATGGACTTCGGAAGTGTGATGCATTGATACCTGTTTTTGATTATGATCGCTTTTTGATGGGCTTCTCTCTCGGAGTCCATATAATACTCGCAGTTATAGGGATTGCACTGCCCGTAATAATAGTTGCTGCAGAGGTTATCGGCTTAAAAAGGAAGGACCAATATTATACCAGGCTGGCAAAAAAGCTCACCATAATGCTGATAATATTCTTTGCAATAGGCACGGCATCCGGCACGCTTGTTGCCCTGGAGCTTTTGCTCCTTTGGCCGAAGTTTATGGTCCTTGTGAGCAGTGTTGCAATACTTACATTATATATTGAGGTCTTTGCCTTTTTCCTTGAAGCCATATTTCTTGGCATTTATGCATATTCGTGGAACAAGTTCAAGAACGGCTACATGCATGCACTGACTGGATGCTTTGTTGCATTGGGTGCTGTGCTCTCGGCAGTATTCATAACCATGCTTAACGCATTTATGAACACCCCTAAAGGGTTCAACATACAGGAATATATCAAAACTGGGATTATAGCGGATGTACATCCTCTTGCTGCGCTTGCCACGCCATCAACACTGATAGAGGTGGCACATGTAGTCTCTACGTCATATTTCGCAGGAGGCATGATCTTCGTGCTATATTTCGCATACCGCATGCTAAGGAGCTCTGGCGATGAGAGGCTACACTACAAGAAGGGCCTTAACGTCGCATTCAGCCTCGTCATAATAGCCACTTTCTTTTCTGTGATAACCGGAATACTTTCTATATCTGGCTTGTATGCCTTCCAGCCTGAGAAATATGCAGCGCTAGAGCTTGATCTTGTGCCACAGACCCATGCTCCGGAATTGCTCGGCGGATTTTACTTGAACGGTCGCATAATAGACGCGATAAGCGTGCCAAACCTGCAGAGCATTCTAGCAACAGGCTCCGCAAACGGCGCTGTCCCTGGGCTTTCCGAATTTCCAGCAAGCACTTGGCCGCCGCTGATCGTGCATTTTATGTTCGATACCATTGTTGGGCTCGGATTCGGTTTTGGGCTGTTCATTATCATCATACTGCTTTTGGCTATACTGAAGAAAAAGCCATTTGAGCACAGGATAGTTCTGGTGCTCCTGATCATAGCCGCAGTGGTTGGCATATTTCTGCTAGAGCTAGGATGGGCTACTGCAGAGATAGGCAGGCAGCCATGGATAATTTATAACGTAATGCTTGTGTCGCAAGCTGCAAATACGTCGCCATCTGTGATACCGATAGCCATATTCTTCATAATATTTTACATTGCAGTGCTTCCATTTACTGTCATGGTTATAAAAAGGGTATTTAAAAACAGGCCGATAGCCAATATGTGA
- a CDS encoding NAD(P)-dependent oxidoreductase → MPANSTSATIDLVTGSTSGIGRALIEELVKMGHEVRALIRTHPSKSSEWKALPPKVKVYAADLTGNNENDLKTLAEACAGVDNIFHIASAVYNYKNTYDELINTNVVGTENLLNAYESANKGSRKQLHIIYASSMSVYGQSRGEEQLTESSKTSPASPYAESKLMAEQVIKSFADANPSIKYTILRFGTFYGENYNASFFKIFKLIEEEKAIYIRGGTNHITLIHQADAVNAMLMCASNPVSFNKTYNITDGKAYTIKELFEFAAKQLKVNPPKRSIPHILAKLTSKIANINYDELEFLSSNRRVSIAKAQKELGFNPSKSMASEGKMLIDLYLLSKKAE, encoded by the coding sequence ATGCCAGCTAACAGTACATCAGCAACTATAGATCTTGTAACAGGTTCTACATCGGGCATAGGCCGTGCTCTGATAGAGGAGCTTGTAAAGATGGGGCACGAGGTTCGTGCACTTATACGCACCCACCCCTCAAAATCTAGCGAATGGAAGGCCCTACCACCAAAGGTGAAAGTCTACGCAGCCGACCTTACCGGAAATAACGAAAACGATTTGAAAACGCTCGCAGAGGCATGTGCCGGCGTCGACAACATATTCCACATTGCAAGCGCCGTTTACAACTACAAGAACACTTACGACGAGCTAATAAACACTAACGTAGTGGGCACCGAAAACCTGCTTAATGCATACGAAAGTGCCAACAAAGGCTCCAGGAAGCAGCTCCACATAATATATGCGAGCAGCATGTCGGTATACGGCCAGAGCAGGGGCGAAGAGCAGTTAACCGAATCTTCGAAGACAAGCCCTGCAAGCCCGTATGCAGAGAGCAAGCTAATGGCCGAGCAGGTGATAAAATCATTTGCCGATGCCAATCCCTCTATAAAATACACGATACTGAGGTTCGGCACGTTTTATGGGGAGAATTACAATGCATCTTTCTTCAAGATATTCAAGCTGATAGAGGAGGAAAAGGCAATATACATACGCGGCGGAACCAACCACATAACCCTTATACATCAGGCAGATGCGGTAAATGCAATGCTCATGTGCGCATCGAATCCTGTCAGCTTCAACAAGACATACAACATAACAGACGGCAAAGCATACACCATAAAAGAGCTTTTTGAGTTTGCCGCAAAGCAGCTCAAGGTCAATCCGCCGAAAAGGAGCATTCCTCACATACTAGCGAAGCTCACCAGCAAGATAGCCAACATAAATTATGACGAGCTGGAGTTCCTTTCCAGCAACAGGCGCGTTTCCATAGCGAAGGCCCAAAAGGAGCTGGGCTTTAACCCGTCCAAGAGCATGGCAAGCGAGGGCAAGATGCTCATAGACTTGTACCTGCTGTCTAAGAAGGCAGAGTGA
- a CDS encoding alkaline phosphatase family protein, translating into MDNVIKRLAENNFVLPNFKKSNFQIMDDIANGRTSKLIGDKRNKILMLVDGFGLNMLDRLQSKNKGAKDTIAKASLDSITTLFPSATLCVLSSLFSGMLPSEHGVIGDILTVKGFGLVNIMNLSRLFEDKDNKIEGLGNDMIYPKNYNIQRLKASNAIGIFPESIKKFSSGKQILNDLPSIEYQNIENLQAVMEKVVKSGKYGNILVYYGHLDYTEHMHGFLSEESIVEASKVVKLLEGLRTTVQNSDYNLVVTADHGHIVVKDQEFKAFGSTSKLARQLELPPWGNPRTLFLKSKDGKDESLERAFEEEFGEYGEIFRSEDMLKAGIFGPVKPTMDKMENFGSHVVVSKGSYSINYTSGGLYEPWFDRFKGQVGTHGGMTAEEMQVPLIVF; encoded by the coding sequence ATGGACAACGTAATAAAAAGGCTTGCTGAAAACAATTTTGTGCTTCCTAACTTCAAAAAAAGCAACTTCCAGATAATGGATGATATTGCAAACGGCAGGACTTCAAAGCTTATTGGTGACAAGCGCAATAAGATACTGATGCTTGTTGACGGATTTGGCCTTAACATGCTTGACAGGCTACAGTCGAAAAACAAGGGTGCAAAGGACACTATTGCAAAGGCATCGTTGGACAGCATCACTACTTTATTCCCGTCAGCAACGCTGTGCGTGCTAAGCTCGTTATTCAGTGGCATGCTGCCTTCGGAGCACGGAGTGATAGGGGATATACTGACTGTAAAAGGATTTGGGCTGGTAAATATAATGAATTTGTCCAGGTTATTCGAGGACAAAGACAATAAGATAGAGGGCTTGGGCAACGACATGATTTACCCTAAAAATTACAACATTCAGAGACTCAAAGCTTCAAACGCAATAGGAATATTTCCAGAAAGCATAAAGAAGTTCTCAAGCGGCAAGCAGATCCTAAACGATTTGCCAAGCATCGAATACCAGAACATTGAAAATCTGCAGGCAGTAATGGAAAAAGTTGTCAAAAGCGGCAAGTATGGCAACATACTTGTGTATTATGGACATCTTGATTATACCGAGCACATGCATGGCTTTTTGTCCGAAGAGAGCATTGTCGAAGCATCCAAGGTTGTAAAGCTCCTGGAGGGGCTTCGAACTACAGTGCAGAATAGCGATTATAACTTGGTGGTAACTGCAGACCATGGACACATTGTTGTAAAAGACCAGGAGTTCAAGGCATTTGGCAGCACCAGCAAACTGGCAAGGCAACTTGAGCTTCCGCCGTGGGGCAACCCCAGGACCCTATTTCTTAAATCAAAGGATGGCAAAGATGAGAGCTTGGAAAGGGCCTTTGAAGAGGAGTTTGGCGAATATGGGGAAATCTTCCGGTCTGAAGACATGCTCAAGGCTGGGATATTCGGGCCTGTTAAACCCACAATGGACAAAATGGAGAATTTTGGCTCGCACGTAGTGGTGAGCAAAGGCAGCTACTCAATAAATTATACCTCTGGAGGCTTGTATGAACCGTGGTTTGACAGGTTTAAGGGCCAGGTAGGTACGCATGGCGGAATGACAGCCGAGGAGATGCAGGTTCCATTGATAGTATTTTAG
- a CDS encoding geranylgeranylglyceryl/heptaprenylglyceryl phosphate synthase, which produces MAYKNGKVEEYIKETISTKGAMLFSVIDPVDYKTPDMAVKTAKAVAEAGADIVIIGGSIGAQGELLDYVAKSTMESISVPLVLFPGNIATITRYANAIYFMSLLNARNPYWITQAQMLSAPIIKQLSVEPLPVGYIVVSPGGTVGWVGDVNMVPREKPKIASSLALAGEYLGNRIIITDTGSNPRLQHSGPVPKEIIREVSKSISVPYVVAGGITNSTQLKAVYASGADAAQIGTAFENAEDAYKRAKLFSSVAKEQGRLKLKKK; this is translated from the coding sequence ATGGCATACAAAAATGGGAAGGTTGAAGAATACATAAAAGAGACGATAAGCACAAAAGGTGCTATGCTCTTTTCAGTGATTGACCCTGTGGACTACAAGACCCCAGACATGGCCGTCAAGACTGCGAAGGCAGTAGCTGAGGCTGGCGCCGACATAGTTATAATAGGGGGCAGCATCGGCGCGCAGGGTGAACTTCTTGACTATGTGGCAAAGTCCACAATGGAGTCGATAAGCGTTCCGCTGGTCCTGTTTCCTGGCAATATCGCCACTATAACAAGATACGCAAACGCGATTTACTTCATGTCGCTGCTGAATGCAAGGAACCCATACTGGATAACGCAGGCGCAAATGCTCTCTGCGCCAATAATAAAGCAGCTTTCGGTAGAGCCATTGCCAGTCGGCTATATAGTGGTCTCTCCGGGCGGCACTGTCGGCTGGGTCGGCGATGTGAACATGGTGCCAAGGGAAAAGCCGAAGATCGCGTCATCGCTGGCCCTTGCAGGGGAATATCTTGGCAACCGCATCATAATAACAGATACCGGCTCGAATCCTAGGCTGCAGCATTCCGGGCCTGTGCCCAAGGAGATAATACGCGAGGTCAGCAAATCCATAAGCGTGCCATATGTGGTAGCAGGAGGCATAACGAATTCTACCCAGCTGAAGGCAGTATACGCGAGCGGCGCAGATGCGGCGCAGATAGGCACAGCCTTTGAAAACGCCGAAGACGCATATAAGAGGGCAAAGCTTTTTTCCTCTGTGGCAAAGGAGCAGGGAAGGCTGAAGCTCAAAAAGAAATAA
- the rnz gene encoding ribonuclease Z, with the protein MLEITVLGTSGSAPTKERGLSAIALEHEGNVFLFDCGEGTQRQMQEYGVNLMHVTDVFITHAHADHILGLAGLLRTMSLYKRLDEIRVYYPKNSKNSVESLLKFDSAIISFEVKLVPVVSGRILKGKDFEVRAFRLNHSVECYGYVFAESDRLHFDKEKCKRLGIKGTMFQTLQKDKQINLKGRNIKLSEVSMIKRGPKFVYAADTRPCKSAIAAAKAADILVHEATYSAALAAMAKDRKHSTSAEAARVAKAAGVKKLVLTHFSTRYKNTKELLKDARAIFKETYAAEDGMKLVIK; encoded by the coding sequence GTGCTTGAAATAACAGTATTGGGTACTTCAGGGTCTGCGCCCACCAAAGAGCGCGGGCTTTCAGCAATAGCGCTTGAGCATGAAGGCAATGTTTTCCTGTTTGATTGCGGGGAAGGCACGCAAAGGCAAATGCAGGAATACGGAGTAAACCTGATGCATGTAACAGACGTATTCATAACACATGCGCATGCAGACCACATCCTAGGCTTGGCCGGTCTCTTAAGGACCATGTCGTTATACAAAAGGCTTGACGAGATAAGGGTCTATTACCCGAAAAACTCAAAGAATAGCGTAGAAAGTCTCCTTAAATTTGACAGCGCAATCATATCTTTCGAGGTCAAACTGGTGCCTGTCGTTTCTGGCCGAATACTGAAGGGAAAGGATTTTGAGGTGCGTGCATTCAGGCTAAACCATTCAGTAGAATGCTATGGCTACGTATTCGCCGAATCGGACCGCCTGCACTTTGACAAGGAAAAGTGCAAGAGGCTGGGCATAAAGGGCACAATGTTCCAGACGCTGCAGAAGGATAAGCAAATAAATCTTAAGGGCAGGAACATAAAGCTTTCCGAAGTGTCAATGATAAAAAGGGGCCCAAAATTCGTGTATGCTGCTGATACGAGGCCGTGCAAAAGCGCCATTGCAGCTGCAAAAGCTGCCGACATACTTGTGCACGAAGCAACATATTCTGCCGCGCTCGCAGCTATGGCCAAAGACAGAAAGCACTCCACCAGCGCCGAAGCAGCCCGCGTTGCAAAAGCCGCAGGAGTAAAAAAGCTTGTGCTAACGCATTTCAGCACGCGCTATAAGAATACCAAAGAACTGTTAAAAGATGCAAGGGCGATATTTAAGGAAACCTACGCTGCGGAAGATGGCATGAAACTAGTCATAAAATAA
- a CDS encoding cytochrome d ubiquinol oxidase subunit II: MSVMFSVNYFIFSIFFLLFGLEAGIAITLLLEYEKYKERLKRFIMPLWEITGTFAVFYIVNFEATFPKLLLLVGSIFIAPVLVAAIFFILRNAFLSYSEYMGENRLEHLFLRIYSVSTIIVAFLVISVLDSGISGIGISMATYSLSMLHVLFNSFNILMFVGIALIAIFIAAVFFEIMEYKWLSFLAPIFGIIAIFIAVYSKLHFVYSNAVGFGLPYLVALIVLLAAVLVCYWKHIAMAKYAAIAWFLLAVNFFGFMQQPYLFGGAISTSEYLAAGPVAFYVNMVTAIGGALLVASLGYFIYISYIKKSQTP; encoded by the coding sequence ATGAGCGTAATGTTTTCCGTGAATTATTTCATATTTTCAATTTTCTTCCTTTTGTTCGGGTTGGAAGCAGGGATCGCGATAACCCTGCTGCTCGAATATGAAAAATACAAGGAAAGGCTGAAGCGTTTCATAATGCCGCTGTGGGAGATAACCGGGACATTTGCAGTTTTCTACATAGTGAATTTCGAGGCTACTTTCCCTAAGCTACTGCTTCTAGTGGGGAGCATTTTCATTGCACCTGTGCTCGTAGCTGCAATTTTCTTTATACTGAGAAACGCATTTCTGTCCTATAGCGAGTATATGGGGGAAAACAGGCTTGAGCACCTCTTCCTTCGCATATATTCTGTATCGACGATAATTGTTGCATTTCTTGTGATATCAGTATTAGATTCCGGAATAAGCGGCATTGGTATAAGCATGGCAACCTATTCGCTGAGCATGCTCCATGTGCTATTCAATTCATTCAATATACTGATGTTTGTTGGCATAGCACTTATTGCGATTTTTATAGCAGCAGTATTCTTTGAAATTATGGAGTACAAATGGCTTTCTTTCCTGGCCCCGATCTTTGGCATCATTGCAATCTTTATTGCGGTGTATTCAAAGCTGCATTTTGTGTATTCAAATGCTGTAGGATTTGGCTTGCCGTATCTTGTGGCGCTTATCGTGCTTCTTGCAGCTGTGCTAGTGTGCTATTGGAAGCACATTGCCATGGCTAAGTATGCTGCGATTGCGTGGTTCCTGCTGGCAGTGAACTTTTTCGGCTTCATGCAGCAGCCTTACCTGTTCGGCGGCGCCATAAGCACCTCTGAATATCTTGCGGCAGGGCCAGTCGCATTCTATGTAAATATGGTAACTGCAATAGGCGGCGCACTGCTTGTGGCTTCGCTTGGGTATTTTATATATATCAGTTATATTAAAAAGAGTCAAACGCCATAA
- a CDS encoding NFACT family protein codes for MREISTIELYAAVHELEKFSSYYIEKVYELPGMRFRIRLGKSGADQANILIIPGKVLGITDQIELVESPTNFAVALRKRIMNSQIDAIKLYNYDRIVSIEMHKGPVKANLIIEMFNNGNVILADDKMNILLAYERREYSDRNIAHGQQYAPPKNKPITIEDIYDIKRLESKLEALAGSSPGTGIAKLLGSSLNIGSLYAENSIMECKYATGQKAGEMQKEQLHKIAERLNALTHFMESPKPRIYADAGKAADYAICDIKKYELLERNDFDTVSAMLNAFYSAAAGPARVQESRKSLELKASIRKQQEIIEKAEADMGAHKRIAEAIFNNMQLINQLVRKASEMKRFTKEELQEMFPSIKISKVDLKEKSISIEI; via the coding sequence ATGCGCGAAATATCAACGATAGAGCTGTATGCAGCAGTGCATGAACTTGAAAAATTTTCATCATATTACATAGAGAAGGTATACGAGCTTCCGGGCATGAGGTTCAGGATCAGGCTTGGCAAATCGGGCGCTGACCAGGCCAACATATTAATAATACCTGGAAAAGTGCTCGGTATTACAGACCAGATAGAGCTTGTTGAGTCTCCAACAAATTTTGCCGTTGCTCTGCGAAAGCGCATAATGAACTCGCAGATAGACGCGATAAAGCTCTACAACTACGACAGGATAGTCAGCATAGAGATGCACAAAGGCCCTGTAAAGGCAAATCTGATAATAGAGATGTTCAACAACGGCAATGTGATACTTGCCGATGATAAGATGAACATACTGCTTGCCTACGAAAGGCGGGAATATTCCGACAGAAACATAGCGCACGGCCAGCAATACGCCCCGCCAAAAAACAAGCCGATAACAATCGAAGACATCTATGACATAAAAAGGCTTGAAAGCAAACTCGAGGCCCTTGCTGGGTCAAGCCCGGGCACTGGCATTGCAAAGCTTTTAGGGTCCAGCCTAAATATCGGAAGCCTTTATGCGGAAAACAGCATCATGGAATGCAAATATGCCACAGGGCAAAAGGCAGGCGAGATGCAGAAGGAACAGCTTCATAAGATTGCGGAAAGGCTCAACGCACTCACGCATTTCATGGAATCGCCCAAGCCCAGGATCTATGCAGATGCCGGCAAAGCAGCAGACTACGCAATATGCGACATCAAGAAATACGAATTGCTTGAAAGGAACGACTTTGACACGGTATCCGCAATGCTCAACGCGTTTTATTCAGCTGCCGCTGGGCCAGCAAGAGTGCAGGAAAGCAGGAAAAGCCTTGAGCTAAAGGCAAGCATAAGAAAGCAGCAGGAGATAATAGAAAAGGCCGAGGCAGACATGGGAGCCCATAAAAGGATTGCAGAGGCGATATTCAACAACATGCAGCTCATAAACCAGCTGGTGCGCAAGGCTTCCGAAATGAAAAGATTTACAAAAGAAGAGTTGCAGGAGATGTTTCCTAGTATAAAGATAAGCAAGGTTGACCTCAAGGAAAAGAGCATAAGCATAGAGATATAA